From the Methanobacterium sp. CWC-01 genome, the window ATCATCCTCAGTCCCAATTCGATGGAGCGGTGCAGGGAATGACCACCGGCACCTACTTCCATGGAATATTCCATAACTTTAGCTTCCGGAGATTTTTCATCGACTATTTAAGAGAAAAAAATGGCCTGGAAAAAATAGGCTTTGAAGTGGACCACTTTGAAGTGCGCAAGGGCTTTTCACTGGAACGTCTGGCCCAAATATTCGAAGAAAACGTGGATATGAAGATAATGGATAAAATATTGAGTATTGATTCCTAAAAAGATATTTTTTCCATATGAGAGTGCATTAGGATGTGAGTGTGCATTAATAGAACAGAATAGAAATAGCAAATTTTAGCAATTTATTTAACTAAAAACCCTTAATCATTTTGTGAATAAAGAAGTAACCTTCTTAACTGCCCCGGTTTTTACCAGAACCGATATTTTCTCGTTTTTGGCCAGCACCGTATCATCGTGGGGTATGGTGATCTGGCCATTATGGTGAATGGCTGCAATAATGTAATCGTTGGTGGGGCTAAGATCTCCTACTCGTTTTCCGATGGCTTTAGGATTCTGGATGCTTATATCCAGAAGTTCAGCATCTCCGCGGCCCACCACAATAAGATCAGCTATTTTAGGCCGGGTTATGAGTTTTTCCAGATAACTGGCAGCTGTTAGCTCAGGGCTGACCACGACATCAATACCCACCTTATGAAAGGCATCCTCGTGATCGGGGTTGCTCACCCTGGCTATGAGTTTAGGGATTTTATATTCCTTTACAAGAATGCTTGATAACAGATTGGCCTCGTCGTTACCAGTGGCTGCCACAAAGACATCAGCATCTTCTATGTTGGATTCTTCCAGGGTTTTAATATCAGTTCCATTACCACAGATTATCAGGGCATCTATTTCCCCGGCAGCAGTAGCACATAGATTCTCATCGCTTTCGATAAGAGTTACATCATGCCCAGTAGTCACCAAAGATTGGGCCAGGTGCAAACCAACCCTTCCGCCACCCATTATTACCACATACATCTGTTCACCACAATTAATCGGAATTTATGCATAATATTCATGAATTATAGAAGATTTGGATGTATTATAACTATTCTATCGACGTTAAACTTTGCATGTAGGACATTATATAGTTTTGGGAATTGGTAAAAAAAGATTCAAAGGTCTTTAATTGAAGAAAATAAATGAAAAATGAATTTTATTGGATTAAATACCCTCATTTATTCTCTAGCCCAGGAATGGTTGGGCTATGGTAAGAATCACCACAATGGTTAGAATTAGACCTATAATTACCAGGGGCAATCCTGCCTTGAAAATTTCTTTAATATTAACGTATCCACTTCCATAGGCCATGGCCACTGTTGGATCGGCCATGGGGAGCAGGAATGATAATGAACATGCAATAGCCACTGGCACCGCATAGGTGCCCACAGCAAGACCCTGTGCATTGGCCAAAGTCACCGAAAGAGGCACTAGAATAGCAGAAAGGGCTATGTTGGACATCACCTGGGTAATTACCACCGCTATTACCATCAGCACCACCATAATTAAGATGGTGGAGGGATCACTTCCCATCAGGGCCAGTAAGTCCTGTATCAACCAGGCCGCTGCACCAGTATTGAGTAGGGCATATCCCAGTGATAGAGCTCCTCCGAAGAATATTATGAGGCCCCAGTCAATGTTTTTCTGAGCATCCTGCCAGTTTATAACGCCGGCAATAAAGTATAAGGTGGCCCCTATAAGAGCAATGGAATAGCTGTTTAAGCCTGTGAACTGGGCAGTGACCCACAGCCCTATCGTAAATAGAAGTATAACTGCCGTTATCTTCTCATCCTTAGAGAGAGGACCCATTGATTTTAGTTTGGATGATACTACTTCCTTGCCACCTACTATACCCTTAACTTCAGAGGGAAATACTCTACCCAAAAGTTTCCAGATAACCAGCATGAGCATAATGGCCAATGGGAATCCGAAAATCATCCAGTCTACGAAGGGTATATTAGTATAAGCCGCTGCCATTAAGTTAGGCGCAGTACCTATCTCAGTGCCAAAACCACCGGCCAAGGAACCAAATGATGCACCTAAAATCATCGCCTTGGCAAAGTTGCTTTTACCTTTCTCAGCCTGATGACATCCCATAAGGGCGACAATCTCCCTTACCACCGGGACCAGCATGGCAAAGGCTACCACATTCTCGATCCAAGCGGACATGATCCCAGTAGAAAATACACTCACCAAAAGAGCCCGGCTAGAACTAGTTCCCACTCGATTTAGCATACTATACGTAAGACGTTGGGCAAGCCCACTCTTACGGATAGCCTCGGCGATGATGAAACCACCGATCATCAGGAAAATAATGGGGTTGGCAAATCCAATCACCGCGTTTTCAAAACTCTCGACACCTATTATGGGCTGAGCAAACAGGATGATCATGGAAGTTACAGGTAACGGGACAGTTTCCGTAGCCCACATTATTACGGCAAAGACCAATAGAGCCAGAGCAGCATGTCCCGAACTACTGAGACCTTCCATGGGGATTAAAAATATTATAAGTCCTGCAATAATTGCTAAAGGAATTCCTATTCTTTTGAAATTCGTATTTAATTCCTCCGTAAAAAAATTAATAAATATATAAAAAATTATTTTTCACTCTTTGGTGGTCTGGATCAGGAGAATAGTGCAGGGAGAGGTGTGTACCACCTTTTCCG encodes:
- a CDS encoding potassium channel family protein, producing the protein MYVVIMGGGRVGLHLAQSLVTTGHDVTLIESDENLCATAAGEIDALIICGNGTDIKTLEESNIEDADVFVAATGNDEANLLSSILVKEYKIPKLIARVSNPDHEDAFHKVGIDVVVSPELTAASYLEKLITRPKIADLIVVGRGDAELLDISIQNPKAIGKRVGDLSPTNDYIIAAIHHNGQITIPHDDTVLAKNEKISVLVKTGAVKKVTSLFTK
- a CDS encoding DASS family sodium-coupled anion symporter; translation: MIFYIFINFFTEELNTNFKRIGIPLAIIAGLIIFLIPMEGLSSSGHAALALLVFAVIMWATETVPLPVTSMIILFAQPIIGVESFENAVIGFANPIIFLMIGGFIIAEAIRKSGLAQRLTYSMLNRVGTSSSRALLVSVFSTGIMSAWIENVVAFAMLVPVVREIVALMGCHQAEKGKSNFAKAMILGASFGSLAGGFGTEIGTAPNLMAAAYTNIPFVDWMIFGFPLAIMLMLVIWKLLGRVFPSEVKGIVGGKEVVSSKLKSMGPLSKDEKITAVILLFTIGLWVTAQFTGLNSYSIALIGATLYFIAGVINWQDAQKNIDWGLIIFFGGALSLGYALLNTGAAAWLIQDLLALMGSDPSTILIMVVLMVIAVVITQVMSNIALSAILVPLSVTLANAQGLAVGTYAVPVAIACSLSFLLPMADPTVAMAYGSGYVNIKEIFKAGLPLVIIGLILTIVVILTIAQPFLG